A genomic segment from Pradoshia eiseniae encodes:
- a CDS encoding aminopeptidase codes for MRDPRLKRLAGQILRHSVKVEKGNKVMIHGHHNTKPLMLELIEEAYELGASPFIEIKDDELDRQWAIQSSREQYETMAKWELQRFEDIDAVIYIVGEENDAEMTDIPGEVFRINGEIMKPVTDYYINKCRWVLLNYPTKSLAQKAGMSTGKFEDFLLDVCTVDYAKMAKAMLPLKELMEKTDQVRIVSPGTDLSFSIKGIPAVMCYGERNIPDGEVYTAPVRNSVNGTITYNTPCPYHGTTFRNVSLTFKEGKIINAQADQVEKINEIFDIDEGARYIGEFALGLNPMIHHPMGDILFDEKINGSIHFTPGMAYKEADNGNVSSVHWDMVLIQREEYGGGEIYFDDRLIRKNGLFVVPELEGLNPDSLLGK; via the coding sequence ATGAGGGATCCGCGATTGAAGCGATTGGCCGGGCAAATCCTCCGGCACTCTGTGAAAGTGGAGAAGGGGAATAAGGTAATGATACACGGCCATCATAATACGAAGCCGCTTATGCTCGAACTGATTGAAGAGGCCTATGAGCTGGGCGCCTCTCCATTTATAGAAATCAAAGATGATGAATTGGACAGGCAGTGGGCCATCCAAAGCAGCCGTGAACAATATGAAACGATGGCAAAGTGGGAGCTGCAAAGATTTGAGGACATCGACGCGGTTATTTACATAGTAGGGGAAGAGAATGATGCGGAGATGACAGACATCCCGGGAGAGGTTTTTCGTATTAATGGTGAGATAATGAAGCCGGTCACCGATTATTATATTAACAAATGTCGCTGGGTGCTCCTCAATTATCCGACAAAGTCACTTGCTCAAAAAGCCGGTATGAGCACTGGCAAGTTTGAAGACTTTCTCCTTGATGTCTGTACAGTTGATTATGCGAAGATGGCAAAGGCTATGCTGCCTTTGAAGGAATTGATGGAAAAGACAGACCAAGTGCGGATTGTGTCACCGGGAACCGATCTTTCATTCTCGATTAAGGGGATTCCGGCCGTTATGTGCTATGGAGAGCGAAATATTCCGGATGGAGAAGTGTATACGGCACCAGTCCGAAACAGCGTTAATGGTACCATCACCTATAACACTCCTTGCCCGTATCATGGGACAACCTTCCGAAATGTTAGTTTGACATTCAAGGAAGGGAAGATCATTAACGCACAAGCAGACCAAGTAGAAAAAATCAATGAGATTTTCGATATTGATGAGGGAGCGCGGTATATCGGTGAGTTTGCACTCGGGCTGAATCCGATGATTCATCATCCTATGGGAGACATTCTCTTTGATGAGAAAATCAATGGCAGCATCCACTTCACGCCTGGAATGGCTTATAAGGAAGCGGATAATGGGAATGTTTCTTCCGTCCATTGGGATATGGTACTCATACAGCGTGAGGAATATGGCGGAGGCGAGATTTACTTTGACGATCGTCTCATTCGTAAGAATGGCCTGTTTGTCGTGCCGGAGCTTGAGGGGTTAAATCCAGATTCGTTACTCGGTAAATGA